Proteins encoded by one window of Candidatus Odinarchaeum yellowstonii:
- a CDS encoding DNA-directed DNA polymerase II small subunit, with protein MLEELLEKGYQLTPDAFKVLKESENSAKIISIILNKVSVKPDLPPILNADVLTSLLASEKESKTEVHLTVNNVASTGSAKIKPVARDLNDEIKVLFDPTGKSYSTGKTEEFVKYFQNRYMKIKKIFLSRKDMSDVIDISEVGKASTTEGKIKIIAMVMDKKTTGKGNLLLELEDPSGTIKAVVNKTNKELFLKANNILLDQVLCFEGSPSASNLFFVEEIHWPNTSTQHKIKSCEERVYAALLSDLHIGSKQFLEKYFTKFISWLKGEIGSEKQRELSGRVKYIIIAGDLVDGIGVYPKQEDELSILDVVEQYERAASYLEQIPEHIKIIISPGNHDPSRQALPQPAIPEKYARELYNMGNVIMVGNPALIQIQSHNFLIYHGRSLDDLATSIQGASALDPVNLMKELLICRHLAPEFGNKTPISPEVEDYLVIESEPDVFHTGHLHINGVGFYRNIALINSGTWQSQTAYQRNMGVTPTPCKVPLYDLKENKVHVIDFMEYNGG; from the coding sequence ATGTTAGAAGAGCTATTAGAAAAAGGCTACCAGCTTACACCAGACGCATTCAAGGTGTTAAAAGAATCTGAGAACTCGGCTAAAATCATCAGTATAATCCTAAATAAAGTCTCGGTTAAACCGGATTTGCCGCCTATTCTTAATGCGGATGTGCTCACTTCACTATTGGCTAGTGAGAAAGAAAGTAAAACAGAAGTTCACTTAACTGTGAACAATGTTGCCTCTACTGGAAGTGCAAAAATTAAACCTGTAGCTAGGGACCTTAATGATGAAATAAAAGTATTGTTCGACCCTACAGGTAAATCTTACTCTACAGGTAAAACGGAGGAGTTTGTTAAGTATTTCCAGAACCGATATATGAAAATTAAAAAAATTTTTCTCTCAAGAAAAGACATGAGCGACGTCATAGATATAAGTGAAGTAGGTAAAGCTAGCACTACGGAGGGTAAAATAAAAATAATCGCGATGGTAATGGATAAAAAAACAACAGGGAAGGGCAATCTACTACTAGAATTAGAGGATCCTAGTGGTACAATCAAAGCAGTAGTGAATAAGACTAATAAAGAATTATTTTTAAAAGCAAACAATATATTATTAGACCAGGTGCTCTGCTTCGAAGGGAGCCCGAGCGCCTCAAATCTATTTTTTGTGGAAGAAATACATTGGCCTAATACCTCCACCCAGCATAAAATTAAAAGCTGTGAAGAACGGGTGTATGCTGCGTTACTATCAGATCTACATATAGGTAGTAAACAATTTTTGGAGAAGTATTTCACTAAGTTTATAAGCTGGCTTAAAGGGGAAATAGGAAGCGAAAAACAGCGAGAGTTATCCGGCCGAGTTAAGTATATTATAATCGCCGGGGATTTAGTAGATGGAATAGGCGTTTATCCTAAACAAGAGGATGAGCTTTCGATTTTAGATGTAGTAGAACAGTATGAAAGGGCTGCTTCGTATCTTGAACAAATACCGGAGCACATTAAGATTATTATAAGCCCTGGTAACCATGACCCAAGCCGTCAAGCGCTACCCCAGCCTGCGATACCTGAAAAATACGCTCGAGAATTATATAATATGGGTAACGTGATAATGGTGGGTAACCCCGCATTGATCCAGATCCAATCTCATAATTTTCTCATCTACCATGGAAGGAGCTTAGATGATTTAGCTACATCTATTCAAGGTGCAAGTGCGTTAGATCCAGTTAATCTAATGAAAGAATTATTAATCTGTCGTCATTTAGCCCCGGAGTTTGGGAATAAAACACCAATATCACCTGAAGTTGAAGACTACCTAGTTATAGAGAGCGAGCCTGATGTGTTCCACACCGGTCACCTACACATAAACGGCGTAGGATTCTACCGGAATATTGCATTAATAAACTCCGGTACTTGGCAGAGCCAGACCGCATATCAAAGAAATATGGGTGTAACTCCTACTCCTTGCAAGGTTCCGCTCTATGATTTGAAAGAAAATAAAGTTCATGTAATTGACTTCATGGAATACAATGGAGGTTAA
- a CDS encoding CBS domain-containing protein, protein MFNIPTSEDIKNYRKKAGLTQAELARKSNLSQSLIARIESNTVDPRLSTVRKIIDAIEETMRLKKTVKDILMLKSRDKNKLPALISLDLKAKALDAIALMKKYGVSQIPVLDQGRPVGCVLESDLLEKAVQRKDLSNLSVQDVMTNPLPVVSINSKIEDVNKFFTQGHPAVLVSENGSIIGILTKIDILSYTTT, encoded by the coding sequence TTGTTTAATATCCCAACCAGCGAGGATATCAAAAATTATAGAAAGAAGGCTGGTTTAACACAGGCGGAGCTGGCCCGAAAATCTAATTTAAGTCAATCTTTAATAGCTCGTATCGAATCAAATACCGTAGATCCTAGGCTATCTACAGTTAGAAAAATCATTGATGCAATCGAGGAGACGATGAGGCTTAAAAAAACAGTCAAAGATATTTTGATGTTAAAGAGTAGGGACAAAAATAAGCTACCTGCTTTAATATCTCTGGATTTGAAAGCTAAAGCGTTAGATGCAATCGCTCTTATGAAAAAATATGGCGTATCCCAAATACCGGTTCTTGATCAAGGCCGACCGGTAGGTTGCGTATTAGAATCGGATCTTCTTGAAAAAGCGGTTCAACGTAAAGATTTATCTAATCTTAGTGTTCAAGACGTGATGACTAATCCTCTTCCTGTTGTCAGTATTAACTCTAAAATAGAGGATGTTAATAAGTTCTTCACGCAAGGTCACCCTGCTGTTCTAGTATCTGAAAACGGTTCAATTATAGGTATTCTGACAAAGATTGATATACTCTCTTATACTACAACGTAA